A region from the Bacteroidota bacterium genome encodes:
- a CDS encoding HlyC/CorC family transporter, whose amino-acid sequence MDSYLPQLFIFFSCLALSFFFSGTEVAFFSLKPEQLKRMSKSSDFTERLITKLMDDSRRLLVTILLMNNVVNVTASIIAATLTASYLDYFPIEPWAVFLIMSVVLTFVLLVLTEITPKIIGAHLSVRFAAVAAPFLYVIYLLTGWLVKGIILSTSWLKVSLGDRSAMSGEDMKTLADVAHDHDVLEEKEREMITSLAGFSERTVREIMVARMDMVAIPDDADFNDVLAIVRESGHSRIPVYHESLDNISGILYAKDLIPFLQAGPMVTAFDLTKLVRQPLYIPEGKRIYDLLKEFQSQRMHIGIVADEYGGTAGLVTMDDVIGEIIGDYQEDQPAAEPLIRKTAAGQWYADGKIPIGELEAELESNLSLDGDFETLAGYLLNAIGAIPKEKATLRRDGFEFTIEQMDGRRIAGVRIAVLNG is encoded by the coding sequence TTGGATAGTTACCTACCTCAGCTGTTTATTTTCTTTTCCTGTCTGGCACTTTCTTTCTTTTTCAGCGGAACGGAAGTCGCCTTTTTCTCACTGAAACCAGAGCAGTTGAAACGGATGAGCAAATCATCCGATTTCACCGAGCGGCTTATCACCAAACTGATGGATGATTCCCGCCGGTTGCTGGTCACCATTCTGCTAATGAACAATGTGGTGAATGTCACCGCCTCGATTATTGCCGCCACCCTGACGGCTTCCTATCTGGATTATTTCCCAATCGAACCCTGGGCCGTTTTTCTGATCATGTCGGTGGTGCTGACTTTTGTTCTTCTGGTGCTGACCGAAATCACTCCAAAAATTATCGGAGCTCATCTGTCGGTCCGGTTTGCCGCGGTGGCCGCCCCTTTTCTCTATGTGATTTACCTGCTGACCGGATGGTTGGTGAAAGGAATTATTCTGAGCACCTCCTGGTTGAAAGTTTCACTGGGTGACCGGTCCGCCATGTCGGGTGAGGATATGAAAACCCTGGCGGATGTGGCTCATGATCACGATGTGCTGGAGGAGAAGGAACGGGAAATGATCACCTCACTGGCCGGTTTTTCTGAACGGACGGTTCGTGAAATCATGGTGGCGCGTATGGACATGGTCGCTATACCGGATGATGCAGATTTTAATGACGTGCTTGCCATTGTGCGGGAAAGCGGACATTCCAGAATTCCTGTTTATCATGAATCACTTGATAACATTTCGGGGATCCTGTATGCCAAGGACCTGATCCCTTTTCTTCAGGCCGGTCCGATGGTCACTGCTTTCGACCTCACGAAACTGGTCAGACAGCCCCTGTACATTCCGGAAGGGAAGCGGATTTACGATTTGCTGAAGGAATTTCAGTCACAGCGGATGCACATCGGCATTGTGGCAGATGAGTATGGAGGAACGGCCGGTCTGGTAACCATGGATGATGTGATTGGCGAAATCATTGGTGACTATCAGGAAGATCAGCCCGCCGCAGAACCCCTTATCAGAAAGACTGCCGCAGGCCAATGGTATGCAGATGGAAAAATTCCCATTGGTGAACTGGAAGCCGAGTTGGAAAGCAATCTGTCACTTGACGGAGATTTTGAAACACTGGCAGGTTACCTGCTGAACGCCATCGGCGCCATCCCAAAAGAAAAGGCCACCCTCAGGCGGGATGGATTCGAATTTACCATTGAACAGATGGACGGAAGACGGATTGCCGGTGTACGGATTGCGGTGTTGAATGGGTAA
- a CDS encoding single-stranded DNA-binding protein — MARSLNKVMLIGNAGKDPEVRYTPSSAVVANLTLATTDSYKDAGGQTVEKTEWHNLVFWGKTAEIVRDYVKKGNRLYVEGRIQTRSWDDKETNQKRFKTEIVVTDLMLLTPKAGGGEGDVPAGNQVPKSEYAAEPTYNVAEDDDLPF, encoded by the coding sequence ATGGCAAGAAGTTTAAACAAAGTGATGCTGATCGGAAACGCTGGAAAAGATCCGGAAGTCCGGTACACCCCATCGAGTGCAGTGGTTGCCAATCTGACGCTGGCCACCACCGATTCTTACAAGGATGCGGGTGGTCAGACGGTTGAAAAAACCGAATGGCACAACCTGGTTTTCTGGGGGAAGACAGCCGAAATCGTTCGTGATTATGTAAAAAAGGGCAATCGTCTGTATGTGGAAGGCCGCATTCAGACCCGTTCATGGGATGATAAGGAAACCAATCAGAAGCGTTTTAAGACCGAAATCGTGGTTACCGATCTGATGCTGCTGACTCCCAAGGCAGGGGGCGGTGAAGGAGACGTGCCGGCCGGTAATCAGGTTCCTAAATCGGAATATGCGGCGGAACCGACCTACAACGTGGCCGAGGACGATGACCTTCCGTTCTGA